In a single window of the Nitrospira defluvii genome:
- a CDS encoding O-antigen ligase family protein, with protein sequence MPERMNSTTSSSAHSVIRPAQAVDRSASARAWFWGLQGYVMMAVACASFFPLLFRYQEHTVIILIVLCLGMCAVEKVNPWVKTPLDLPLWLFIVWVLCTVPFATDPAYSFAEWKKFVAQAGVFYWALLVLSRCGNERLPRLVLQALVLGASLLACYALIEFVQRGGTWRDRYVRAHAFGSDYNWLSTYMVVAIPVAGSLLVLGRPAWNRISQALALGLTGAAQLFSYTRGGWLGHAAQGVMLALLVGGRRMAFGVLGMLALVGAGLMAASHSGFQTDTVDAKTVDTRLMVWTIGLGEVATHPITGIGFGNNSFVKRFPAYSVEKQGHLPERDRIIPAMHNTFLMVTLGSGIPALLSFTWIFVALLRRLIPIPWTSGRDRATAVIAAGIGLAVIGFAVRNLFDYMFMGSLAHLFWLLAAVGLTVTGSSRLDATRGEPGLVQEQTGTFVPSLKP encoded by the coding sequence ATGCCCGAACGCATGAATAGCACCACGTCATCATCCGCGCATTCCGTCATCCGGCCGGCTCAGGCGGTCGACCGATCTGCGTCCGCCCGGGCCTGGTTCTGGGGACTGCAAGGCTATGTGATGATGGCGGTCGCTTGCGCAAGCTTTTTTCCGCTGCTCTTCCGTTATCAGGAACATACGGTGATCATCCTCATCGTGCTCTGCCTCGGGATGTGCGCCGTCGAGAAAGTGAATCCTTGGGTCAAAACTCCGCTCGACCTTCCGCTCTGGTTGTTTATCGTGTGGGTGCTGTGTACGGTCCCCTTTGCCACCGATCCGGCCTATAGTTTTGCCGAATGGAAAAAGTTCGTCGCGCAGGCCGGTGTCTTTTATTGGGCCTTGCTGGTGTTGTCCCGTTGCGGGAACGAACGGTTGCCGCGACTGGTGCTTCAGGCTCTCGTCCTCGGCGCGTCGCTGCTGGCCTGTTATGCCCTGATCGAGTTTGTTCAACGGGGCGGCACATGGCGGGATCGATATGTACGCGCCCATGCGTTTGGGTCCGACTATAACTGGCTCAGCACCTACATGGTGGTGGCGATCCCTGTTGCGGGTAGTCTCCTCGTCCTCGGGCGCCCGGCGTGGAACAGAATATCGCAGGCTCTCGCCCTTGGTCTGACGGGAGCTGCGCAGCTGTTTTCCTATACCCGCGGTGGATGGTTGGGCCATGCCGCGCAGGGGGTGATGCTGGCCTTGCTGGTCGGCGGCCGACGCATGGCGTTCGGGGTCTTGGGGATGCTCGCCCTCGTCGGCGCAGGCTTAATGGCGGCCTCTCACTCCGGTTTTCAGACCGACACGGTGGATGCCAAGACGGTCGATACCAGATTAATGGTGTGGACGATCGGCCTGGGCGAGGTTGCGACCCATCCCATAACCGGCATCGGCTTTGGAAACAATTCATTTGTGAAAAGGTTTCCTGCGTACTCGGTTGAAAAGCAGGGTCACCTGCCGGAGCGTGACCGCATCATTCCTGCCATGCACAACACCTTTTTGATGGTGACGCTCGGCAGCGGCATTCCCGCCCTGCTGAGTTTTACGTGGATCTTCGTCGCGCTGTTGCGCCGGCTCATCCCGATTCCCTGGACGAGTGGGCGTGATCGTGCCACCGCCGTGATCGCAGCGGGAATCGGATTGGCGGTGATCGGGTTTGCCGTCCGCAATCTCTTCGATTACATGTTCATGGGAAGTCTTGCGCATCTGTTCTGGCTGCTGGCAGCGGTCGGCCTCACCGTCACCGGCTCCAGCCGGCTCGATGCGACGCGGGGCGAGCCGGGTCTTGTTCAAGAACAGACGGGCACGTTCGTTCCGTCTTTGAAACCGTGA